The Lates calcarifer isolate ASB-BC8 linkage group LG11, TLL_Latcal_v3, whole genome shotgun sequence genomic sequence tcaatatttgatttttaaacatGTGGCTACCcaattagcttagctcagcacaaagactggaaaaagagagaaacaactCGAGTGTTTGCCTAttaacacctctaaagctcactaattaatatgttatatctcatttgtttaatccatacaaaacacgatgtaaaaatgacaatttcaTGTATATGGGAGGTTATAGtatgtgctggactatttcttggccgtTTaccagttgccaggcaaccagtggagactccaggaagttaaTGGTTGCAACCAAGATGTAGTACAGGGACTAAACCACGCTAACTGGTAGCGGTGTTACCAAAGCCAGGCTCCGTTCCCTTGTTGAACCTTCTTTGTGCTAAGCTTGCTAACTGGTTGCTGGCTATAGACTGACATTTAACAGAACTATTGAAGTTCCAAAGCATTTTATCTCCTTTTCTCATTTTACCACTTGTAGTAATGATGTGTGCATATGAATTCTTCTCATGGACAGCAGCTAAATAGCTGAAGTCATGACAGCAGATCTTATTGTCAGCAGCGAGGTACATGTCAGAGGCAGTACAGTTTATATTTTGGACAGGTCTGGGCAAAAACCTCTGGCCCAGCTGTACATAATACAAAGTGAATTTGGCCCTCAGCTTAAGTCCAAGAGAGCAAACCCtctgatgattattttatcTTGGCCCCATTAACACATCTGTCTCATATCTGAATAAACTGTTGGTCTTGTGAGGGACACATCAAGTCTTTTGAAGGAAAAATGCtaacacacagagaacaagaTCCAGaaatcactttatttattttttatttgaaacaaaaGCAGGTGAGGATATGATTGCTATGATATCAATTAAACACTGCCAGGTGATACTAATCAACATAGATAATTGCAATTTGTTGAATAACAACCTAAAAAACTAATCAGGTTTGAGAAATAATCAAATTCAGACATACTCTGGCCTCACTACAAAGCGGTAGGTGTACTGGTCATCAGGACAGGGATAGGAAAGAAACTGGGTGCCATTCTCAATGATGTGAGCCAGGTTGAGCTTGAAGTCCTGAACCTGACAGATGTACTTGCCCTGGCACAACAGCAGGAGCCGGTTACGAAAGAGGATGTTGCTCTGCTGAGGGAGTTGGTTGCGGGGAATCAGCCTTGCCATGGGAAGTGACCTGCAGTGCACTCCACGGTTTGAACATTCATATTGACTCTTGAAGACATTTGCCTCCCAGTTAATCTTGTTGTCTTTGAAAATCAGGCTGTTGTGGACAGGGGTGCTGAAGGTTTTGGTTGTGGTTTGACTGTAAGGACTGACAGTGGGATAATAATTTCGATATGCAGAGCCGTACTGCATTCTTTGGTTGTATGAGGATCTATATTGGGTCTGGACTGATTTGAGTGAAGTATTCAAAGAGCCAATAACAGTGCTCCATGGTGTAGCGGTATAGATCCTGGGCTggtaatcatcatcatctttgttGAAGTTTGGGTTGGACAGAAGATTGCTGAAGAGCAGAACATTAAACTGGAATGCTTTCAACATGTTCTCATCATATATTTGCTTATGAGTGCTGTAAAGAGAAGAGTTGGACTCAAGCTCGTACAGTTTCTCTGCAGGGATCATAGGGAAACGAATGCGATTCAACAGGTCAGCCTGGGTTTCCAAACTGATGGAGTTGCCCTTGTCTGTGATCCAGCTTTCTACAGTCTGGAGCAGAAAATACTCATCTGGCACTACTAGGTCTGAGCGGGCTAGAAGGGCTCCAATGAACTCCACAGAGAGTTTGGCCCAAGCTGGAGAGCCGGTAAGGTTTTGGTAGTTCCAGGCCACATACTGGATACAGTTCTCCTGGAGAACCAAGTCCCCAGTTTCCTCTGCATATTTGTAAATAGACAACTGAGTCAGAAACGAAGCATCCTCTGGAAGGACTTTAGAGAACAGCCGACCTGTGTCCTCCATCAGCTGCTTCACCCCAAACTTAGAAGCCATCCAATGGAGGCACTGCACAGAAGAGAAGGTCACATCTATCTTGCGGGTATAAATGTACCTATTGAGAAGCAAATATTTATTAGATATCTTAAAGATTTCTTCTggtgattttgttttctatttacaTGCATACAAAatgatatgaatgaatgaatttcaaTATGAATCCTGTATCTTGAAGCAATAGAAATCATCTTAGCTTCAGTATACCTGATGAAGGAAGAGAAATATGGTTGACAGGACTGGCTGATGTTGACAGTGATGCTAGTATTCACTTCTGGAGCATTAAAGAGTGGGAATTGTGAAAGGATCAGTTTGTGTGCACAGATCGACACCTCCAGTGTCCCATCCTCCTGTCTGTTTCCATTGGCACTCCTGACTAAGATCTGAAGGTCACAGCCATTTCCACTGTCAAACATTTGGCCAAGGTcatcagacagactgaaagTGTGGTCCAACAAGTGTGTGGAATCACTGATGGTCACGTTATTGCCTGAAATCACAAATCACTGGGATAAACATTTGATAGAAAATAAGTATGAAGAGTGGTGATCAGATCAGAGCTTTTCTGTGTAAATGGGCCTTTTGGCTTGTAAGAGTTTTGATACCTACTTGCTGTTTCACAAATTACTCCAACATCCTCCTTGTGGGTGCAGTCAGTCACTCCCCAGCTTTTGAAACCACAGGCAAACAGATGGTTCTCTGTACCATTCACAATTGATATCATCCAGCCAAACTGGTCCAGGTGCTTTTGTATGATGTAAAGTGAAAGGGAATACATTAGTGGTGTTAGTATGTTAAACCTCGAATCACAATTCTTCACTTGTAGAAATAATTACACTGCCCTCTGGTGGGGGATAAATGGAAGTAAATGGCACCTTCTCCA encodes the following:
- the LOC108902723 gene encoding LOW QUALITY PROTEIN: galectin-3-binding protein A-like (The sequence of the model RefSeq protein was modified relative to this genomic sequence to represent the inferred CDS: deleted 1 base in 1 codon); the encoded protein is MLSRQNVHTLWLLLLIHVSGSFSTKFNLFKAVHEWQEGDVRLSGSTSLSEGRVEVYHDGKWGTVCDDGWDMAEAQVVCRQLRFPGAKSVVFGKDYGEAPGPVWLDDINCEGTENHLFACGFKSWGVTDCTHKEDVGVICETASNNVTISDSTHLLDHTFSLSDDLGQMFDSGNGCDLQILVRSANGNRQEDGTLEVSICAHKLILSQFPLFNAPEVNTSITVNISQSCQPYFSSFIRYIYTRKIDVTFSSVQCLHWMASKFGVKQLMEDTGRLFSKVLPEDASFLTQLSIYKYAEETGDLVLQENCIQYVAWNYQNLTGSPAWAKLSVEFIGALLARSDLVVPDEYFLLQTVESWITDKGNSISLETQADLLNRIRFPMIPAEKLYELESNSSLYSTHKQIYDENMLKAFQFNVLLFSNLLSNPNFNKDDDDYQPRIYTATPWSTVIGSLNTSLKSVQTQYRSSYNQRMQYGSAYRNYYPTVSPYSQTTTKTFSTPVHNSLIFKDNKINWEANVFKSQYECSNRGVHCRSLPMARLIPRNQLPQQSNILFRNRLLLLCQGKYICQVQDFKLNLAHIIENGTQFLSYPCPDDQYTYRFVVRPEYV